AGGTCCGGGCTGTCGGAGAAACGCGTGTCTTCCACCAGCACACAATCCGATTCAAAAGGCAGAACATAGAAAAAGCGGAACCCATCTTCCTGCGGGACCTCGGCGTCCATCAGGACGGGGCCCCGAAGCGGGAACGGGGCGGCAAGCCGGAGTTCGAGCCCGACGAATTTCTGGTAGCCGGTGGATTTCACGGGCTGGTGAGGCGGCAGGCCGCGGGCGTCGATCACCGTCCGGCCGTAGAGCACCCGTCCGTTGCCGAGCACGATTCGGTCCGCGTCAACCGCCGCAATCGGCGTGTTCAGCACCAGGCGCGCGTTCGGCGCGGCCTCTATACGCGCCCGAACCGCGGCGGCGAGACGTTCCGACAGGATACTGCCGTAGGGGCAGTCCACGCGTCGCTGCATCCCGGGGAATTTCACCGTGTAGTGGTCCCAGGTGAAGTCGAGCACCGGTTCCAGGGCGGCCCGGGCCTCCGGGGGGATGTCGGCGAGGTGAAACGACCAGGTGTGGTTTCCGCACAGGGCGGACTCCTGCTCAACGAGGGTAACGCGGCACTCGGGCTGCCGGTGCAGCAGGAGGAGCGCTATCAGGCAGTTCTGCAGCCCGCCTCCCGCCAGCAGGTAGTCGCAGTCTGTCGTTGAATCGTTGCGCACGATGTCGCCTCGTGGTTGGAAACGAAACCACCCCGCGCGCCGACGCCGGGGCACGAACCGAGCTAACGTTACCGAATGTATGAATTATGGTACCCGGGCTCGCCCTAATTGTCAAGGATTATTTTGACAAAAGTACGACATGATGGTATAGTGGCGTTACGTGGGGTGAGTGTGCGATTATGAGTTGCTACGCTTTGTAGAGTCATTGCGTTCCTCGCAGCGGCGGAGAAGGCCCGGGCCATCTGGACGCACGTTGCGCCGCGGGAGCGGCACGGCGGGCACTACCACGGAGGGCCGTGGTAACGAGTGGGCGAGCGACCGAAGGCGCGGGCAGATCAGGAGAAAGAACATGGCGCGGGAAGTCATACTGGTGGACGAGCATGATCGGCCGGTGGGCCGCCGGGAGAAGCTCCTGGCGCACCAGCGGGGCGAGCTCCATCGCGCTTTTTCGGTATTCCTGTTCGACAGTGCCGGCCGGTGGCTGTTGCAGCGGCGCCACACGTCGAAATACCACTCGGGCGGGCTCTGGACCAACACGTGCTGCAGCCATCCGGCGCCGGGGGAAGAAACGGGGGCGGCGGCGCGGGCGCGGCTTTGGGAGGAAATGGGGATTGACGCGCCGTTGGAACCGTTGTTCCAGTTCACGTACCGCGCGGCCTTCGACAACGGCCTGATCGAGCATGAACTGGACCACGTTTTTGCCGGTACGTTTGACGGGTCGCCGAAGCCGGATCCAACCGAAGTGAGCGATTGGCGCTGGGTGGAGACGGTGGACCTGCTTCGCGAGCTGGATGTGTATCCCGAGAATTTCACCTACTGGTTTCGCGTGGCGGTGGAGCAGGTTTTAATGCACCAGGCGTCGGCCCGGCGCTGAGGGCGTGATAAATTTGGCGTGGGAACGCGGGTAGCGCCACAGCTTCGTCGCCGTCTTCGCGTACGGAGCGCTGCTGAAGGTGGCTTCTTGCGGTGCCGGTACCGCTGCACGCCCGCAGGTCTGTCCCAGGAGGCTCTCCTTTCTATCCCCGCGTCGATGCCCTGCCCGCGCATCCCGCCCCATCAGGATCACCCGGTCGGGCACCCCTTTGTAAGTCCCGGCAGGCAGCCCGTATAGTACCAACGCGTGCTTCTTACAGGCCCCACACAGGGAGATTAACGATGACCTTCCGCCCGCTCGCCCTCCTGTTGGCCGCGATGCTTCCGGCCGCCATTGCCAATGCCGCCCCGTTGGAAAGCTCCGAGAGCATTTCGGTGGGCTCGTACCCTCAGGAAATGCAGAGGTCTTACACCATTGCGGACGGCCTGCCGTCGAACGACGTACGCGCCATAGCGGTAACGCCAACGGGGTTTGTGTACGCAGGCACGCCGGAGGGGCTTGCTCGCTGGAATGGTAGCGTATGGGAGACAGTGTTTCGCGCGCCGGGGGATATTCAGAAGCTGCTGTACGACAGCGAGCGGGTTTATGCCGTCACCAACGCCTATGTCTATCCGGTGATAGACGGCAAGGCGGGCCCGCCGCTCGCGAAGCTCCCGGCGCCCCCCAATGCCTTGGTGTGGGACAGGTCCGAGGGGGACGATGCCATGCTCGCCGCGACGGACAAGGGGCTATTCGCGCTGAAAGACGGAAAGGCGACGCAGATTGAAGTGCTGGACGAGCGCTACAGCGAAGTTACAGAAATCCGCGATGTCACGGTGAGTACTAATGGGCTTATTGTCGTTGCAACTCGGGTTGGCGTGTTACTGCTCCTGACGCGAGATTATATACCGCCGGACACGAGGGAGTCGCCGCAGGCTCTGGAAAAAAGGATCCGACGCAATACCGAGTGGCAGCGTGTCTTACCCGGCGACAATTATGGCGACTGGGCTTTTCAGAATGCGCAGGCTGTTTACTGTAGCGACTACCGGCCCGGAATCACGGCGCCAACGGATTTGGAGGGTTCCGGTGATTATTATCTGGGATTCGCGGGGCCTCAAGGGGTGGTCATCAGTGGAGGGGGCGGAGACGCGCTCTATGACGGTTCCGCTGGCCTTCCGTACAACAATTTCACGTCGATGGATATCGTCCCGATGGGCGGGCTCTGGCTGGGGACTCCAAAAGGCGTCATCCACTTCCACGGTGGCCATTGGGCCTACCGCGCGGGCAAACGCTGGCTACCGGACGACGAAGTGCGCGACATAGCCGCCACATCCGACGGCGCCTGGATCGCGACGGCGGGCGGCGTGAGCCACATCTATTATCAGCCCATGACCTTTGCGGAGAAAGCGAAGTATTTCGAAGACGAGATCGACCTCCGCCACCGGCGCACGCCGTATGAATATGTGGCGGGGGTCAGCCTGGAAAAGCCTGGCGATACGTCGGCGTGGACGCAACACGATACGGACAACGACGGGCAGTACACCGGGCTCTATGGCGCGGCGGAGTGCTTCGCCTACGCGGCCACGGGCGATCCGATAGCCAAGGAACGCGCGACAAAGGCCTTTGAGGCGCTGGCCTTCCTGAGCGAGGTGACCCAGGCCGGTTCGAATCCCGCGCCGAAGGGATTCATCGCGCGCACCATTCTCCCCACCGATGGGCCAAACCCGAATGAACACAATAGCCCGGAACGTGACCGCGAGAAGCAGAAGAGCGACGCGTTATGGAAGGTCATCGTTCCACGCTGGCCGACGAGCGGCGATGGCAAGTGGTATTGGAAGACCGACGCGAGTTCCGACGAACTCGATGGCCATTTCCTGCTGTACGGTCTCTACTATGATCACGTGGCCGAGACCGACGCGGAAAAGGCGCGCGTGCGCGAGGTCACCGCGCGCGTTATGGACCATTTGATCGAGCACGACTACAAACTCGTCGACCACGATGGCCAGCCCACGCGGTGGGCCAATTTTAGTCCGGAATCGCTCAATGGCGACCCCGACTGGTGGGCGGAGCGCGGCCTGAATTCGCTCAGCCTCCTGACCTACCTCAATGTGGCGTGGCACGTGACCGGCGATCAGAAATACCGCGATGTGTTCATGGACCTCGTCGAGAATCACCACTATGCCATGAACGGCATGGTGGCGCCCAAACTACAGGCTGGACCGGGTTCCTATGTGCAGTTTGATGACAAAATGGCCTTCATGAACTACTACAACCTCATCCGCTACGAGACAGACCCCGTGGTCTTGCGCATGTTCCAGAATTCCATTTTCTACTACTGGCAGATCGAAAAGTACGAGCGCAATCCCTTCTTCAACTTTGTCTATGCCGCGCTCTGCCTCGGCCAGGGCATGCAGACGCAGTGGGGCGTCACCGACCTCTCTCCCACGGGCGCCTGGCTCAAAGACAGCGTGGACTGGCTAAAGCGCTTCCCGCTGAATCAGATTATGTGGTCCGTTGAGAACAGCCACCGAATCGATATCCTTCCCCTGCCCGACCACGTGCGCGAACCCGGCGAGGCCAAAGGAAACGGCTACCGCGTCGATGGCTATGTGATCCCGGTCGACGAGCGAAACGCCATGAGCTTCAGCGAGGATCCCTGGCGGCTGGACGAGGGCGGCAACGGCACGCGCCTGAAGGACGGCGCCCCCTTTCTGCTGGCCTACTACCTCGGCCTGTATCACGGGTTTATTGTCGAGTAGACGCCGGTTGAGCGACTGGCGCAAGGCGCCGCTACGCGAGTATGGGCCGTATGACGCGCCCGTGCACGTCGGTCAGGCGCATGTCGCGCCCGCCGAAGCGGTAGGTGAGGCGTTCGTGGTCCATGCCTAGCTGGTGGAGGATGGTGGCGTGGATATCGTGGATGTCGACGATGTTCTCGACGGCGGACATACCCATTTCGTCCGTTTCGCCGTAGGTCATGCCGCCGCGGACGCCGCCGCCGGCCATCCAGATGGTGTAGCCGCTGACATGGTGATCGCGGCCGTCGTCGCCGCCGGAATGCGGGGTGCGCCCCATTTCGCCGGCCCAGAGGACGAGGGTATCGTCGAGCAGGCCGCGCGCTTTGAGATCCATGATGAGCGCGGCGACCGGCTGGTCGGTGATCCGGGCGTTTTCCTCGTGGCGGAGTTTAAGCTCGCCGTGCTGGTCCCAGGGGGCGTTGTTGTTGTGGGTGAGGGGGCACGTGATCTCGACGAAGCGCACGCCCGCCTCGACGAGCCGCCTTGCGCGCAGGCACTGGAGCGCGTAGAAGCGGTCGAAGTCATCCGGGCGATCAACGCCATAGAGGCGGAGGGTGGCTTCGCTCTCGCCGCTGACATCGCATAGTTCGGGCACGAGCATCTGCATGGCGGCGGCGGTTTCGTAGTTCTGAATGGCCGCCTCGATGATGTCCGCGTTGCCGCGATCGGCGGCCATGGCGCTGTCCTGCGCGCGGAGGAAGTCGAGCTTGGCGCGCTGGATGGCGATGGGGTCGGACGGCGCGATGTTGTCCACCGGCGTTCCCTTGGCCCGCACCACCGCGGCCTCGTGCGTGGCGGGCAGCCAGGAGCTCGCGAAGTTCTGCGAGCCGCCGTTGGGGACCCAGTCGTTGTTCAGGAGAACATAGCCGGGCAGGTTCTCGTTTTCCGTGCCGAGGCCGTAGGACACCCACGCGCCGATGCTTGGGGCGGCGCCGATGCTGCGCCCGGTGTGGAGCAGGAGGTTCTGGGCGCCGTGGAGCGGGGTTTCACCGACGACCGAGCGCACGATGCAGAGGTCGTCGATGACTTTGGCGGCGTGCGGGAAGAGATCGCTCACCCAGAGGCCGCTTTCGCCGTGCTGCTTGAAGGCCCAGGGGCTCTTGAGCCACTTTCGGGACGGGCTGATGGCCTGGGAGCCCTTGTCGGCGACCCAGTCGGCCTGCTGCCCGTGGCGTTTGTCGAGCTCGGGCTTGGGATCGAAGCTGTCGATATGGGAGACGCCCCCGTCCATAAAGAGGAAGATGACGTGCTTTGCTTTGGGGGCGTAATGGGGGAGGAGCGCGGGCGCATCGGCGGCGGCCCAGCGCGTGGCGAGCCCGCCGAAGGCCAGCATGCCGAAGCCGAGGTTCGTGCGCCGCAGGAAATCGCGGCGGGTCAGGGCGGGCGCGTCATGGCCGGGGCAATGGGGGTTCACGCCCCGCGCGGCGGTCATTTGGTCGCGATCGGAAGTCATAATGTACCCTCTCGCCACGGTTCGCGCGGCGCGCTAATCGACGAACAGGAACGCATTGCTGTTGAGCAGGACGCGGCACAGCGCCGGCAGCCCGTGATCGCGGGCGTAGCGGGCGAGCGCCTTGCCTTCATCGGGCTCCGGATCACGATACCACAAAAGCCGGGCCGCCCGGGCAACCTGGGCGTCGAGCGTCGGGGCCTCCTCTTCGAGGCGTTGCGCGAGCGCCGCGCTCTGGTGGAGGACGAATTGGTCGTTATAGAGCGCGAGCGCCTGAAGCGAGGACGCGGAGAAGCTGCGCTCCGGGGCGAGGATCCCGAGATCCGGAAAGTCCAGGGCTTCCATGAAGGGATCCGCGATGCCGCGCCAGACGAAGCGGTAGATGCTGCGGCGCCCGGCTCCGGGGCTGTTCCAGCCGTAGGCCTGGTAGTCGAGTGCGGGCGTGAGTTGAGGACCGGGGCCCTGCGTGAAGTGATGCACGCCGGGACCGCCCATGGTGAGGTCCAGCGTGCCCGCCACGGCGCGCGTGAAATCGCGGAAGCTGTCGGCGTCGAGGCGCTGGACGTTCTGGCGCCAGAGGAGGCGGTTGTCGCCGTCGATCGCGGCGGGCTTCGGGCGAAACGCCGATGACTGGCGGTAGGTGTCGCTCGTGACAATCAGGCGGTGCAGCGCTTTAAGCGATCCCCGGGCCTCGTCGCGGAACCAGACGGCAAGCCAATCAATGAGTTCGGGGTGCGATGGGGTCCCGCCCATGCGCCCGAGATCGCTGGGCGTGTCGCACAGGCCGCGCCCGAAGTGGTAGTGCCATACGCGGTTGACAATGCTGCGCCAGGTCAGCGGATTCTCGGGGTGCGCGAGCCAGTCCGCGAGCGCGGCGCGGCGGGCGGCTTCATTTGCGGTGTCGGCCAGGTCAAATCGCGCCGGGAGCGTCTCAATGGCCGACAGCGCGCCCGGGGGAACCTCCTCACGCGGCTTGTCGAAGTCGCCCCGCTCCATGCGGTGGACCGGCTTGGGGGTTTCGATGGCGGCGGGGGTGGGGGATTCGCCGCCGGCGGGAATGCCGACCCGCGCGGCCGCCGTATACACATGCACCGGGTCCGGGAGCGATTCCAGGGCGGCCTCGGCCACGTAGCGCAGGACCGGGGCCGCGATGGCGGACCGCTGTTCCGGCGTGCGTTCGCCCTCGGGAAGGGCCAGGGCGGCCTCCGCCGCGGCGGGCAACGCGACCGCTTGCTCCGGTGCACTGTCCGTGATGGAGAGCTGGAAGGCGCCGATCGTATGCCGTTCGCCATGGTTCTGTTTCAGGGTAATGGCGAGGCGTGCGCCTGGTTGCGCGGCCAGGGGCTGGGCCAGCTCAAAGACGGCATGGTGATCCTCGCCCGACGCCGGGTGGATGCCCCAGGCGGTCCCGCCGTTGCCGTCCACGGCCTTCTCGACGCCC
Above is a window of Candidatus Hydrogenedentota bacterium DNA encoding:
- the idi gene encoding isopentenyl-diphosphate Delta-isomerase — encoded protein: MAREVILVDEHDRPVGRREKLLAHQRGELHRAFSVFLFDSAGRWLLQRRHTSKYHSGGLWTNTCCSHPAPGEETGAAARARLWEEMGIDAPLEPLFQFTYRAAFDNGLIEHELDHVFAGTFDGSPKPDPTEVSDWRWVETVDLLRELDVYPENFTYWFRVAVEQVLMHQASARR
- a CDS encoding DUF1501 domain-containing protein gives rise to the protein MTAARGVNPHCPGHDAPALTRRDFLRRTNLGFGMLAFGGLATRWAAADAPALLPHYAPKAKHVIFLFMDGGVSHIDSFDPKPELDKRHGQQADWVADKGSQAISPSRKWLKSPWAFKQHGESGLWVSDLFPHAAKVIDDLCIVRSVVGETPLHGAQNLLLHTGRSIGAAPSIGAWVSYGLGTENENLPGYVLLNNDWVPNGGSQNFASSWLPATHEAAVVRAKGTPVDNIAPSDPIAIQRAKLDFLRAQDSAMAADRGNADIIEAAIQNYETAAAMQMLVPELCDVSGESEATLRLYGVDRPDDFDRFYALQCLRARRLVEAGVRFVEITCPLTHNNNAPWDQHGELKLRHEENARITDQPVAALIMDLKARGLLDDTLVLWAGEMGRTPHSGGDDGRDHHVSGYTIWMAGGGVRGGMTYGETDEMGMSAVENIVDIHDIHATILHQLGMDHERLTYRFGGRDMRLTDVHGRVIRPILA
- the crtY gene encoding lycopene beta-cyclase CrtY gives rise to the protein MRNDSTTDCDYLLAGGGLQNCLIALLLLHRQPECRVTLVEQESALCGNHTWSFHLADIPPEARAALEPVLDFTWDHYTVKFPGMQRRVDCPYGSILSERLAAAVRARIEAAPNARLVLNTPIAAVDADRIVLGNGRVLYGRTVIDARGLPPHQPVKSTGYQKFVGLELRLAAPFPLRGPVLMDAEVPQEDGFRFFYVLPFESDCVLVEDTRFSDSPDLDIARLRAEVLRYAGGLGLDVHEILREESGVLPMPWSARRVWPAAPPLLAGYRGGFLHPATGYSFPLAVRLALHIADRAPEPPFDAGWAGFMRRHRAQYRFATWLNLLLFRAYPPARRYHIFQRFYTLPEDVIERFYRLEMTRWDQARFFLGRPPRGLSLRRLLEGAPES